A section of the Meles meles chromosome 8, mMelMel3.1 paternal haplotype, whole genome shotgun sequence genome encodes:
- the LOC123949213 gene encoding olfactory receptor 4C11: protein MQQNNSVTEFILLGLTENPMRQKMVFVIFFIFYVGTVVGNLLIIVTIKSSRTLGSPMYFFLFYLSLADSCFSTSTAPRLIVDSLSAKKIITYNECMTQVFALHLFGCMEIFVLILMAADRYVAICKPLHYPTIMRRQVCIVLIILAWIGSFIHSIAQIILALRLPFCGPNLIDHYCCDLQPLLKLACMDTYRINLLLVSNSGAICSSSFVILMISYIVILHSLRNHSGEGRKKALSTCTSHIIVVILFFGPCIFIYTRPPTTFPMDKMVAVFYTIGTPFLNPIIYTLRNAEVKNAMRKLWHIKITSESKR, encoded by the coding sequence ATGCAACAAAATAACAGCGTAACTGAGTTCATACTGTTAGGATTGACCGAAAATCCCATGAGACAGAAAATGGTATTTGtaatcttcttcattttttatgtagGAACTGTGGTAGGGAATTTGCTGATTATTGTGACCATCAAGTCCAGCAGGACACTTGGGagccccatgtactttttcctattttatttgtcCCTTGCTGATTCCTGTTTCTCCACGTCCACAGCTCCCAGACTAATTGTGGATTCCCTCTCTGCAAAAAAAATCATAACGTACAATGAGTGCATGACTCAAGTCTTTGCCCTACATTTATTTGGCTGTATGGAGATCTTTGTGCTCATCCTCATGGCTGCTGATCgttatgtggccatctgtaagcCCTTACATTACCCAACCATCATGAGACGACAGGTCTGCATTGTCCTTATTATTCTTGCATGGAtagggtcttttatccattctataGCTCAGATTATCCTGGCCTTGAGACTGCCTTTCTGTGGACCCAATTTGATTGATCATTACTGCTGTGATTTGCAACCCTTGCTGAAACTTGCTTGCATGGACACCTACAGGATCAACCTACTGTTGGTGTCTAACAGTGGGGCCATTTGCTCAAGCAGTTTTGTGATTCTGATGATCTCATACATTGTCATCTTGCATTCCTTGAGAAATCACagtggagaagggaggaaaaaagctcTCTCAACTTGCACTTCTCACATCATCGTAGTAATTTTATTCTTTGGtccatgtatattcatatatacacgCCCCCCAACCACTTTCCCCATGGACAAGATGGTGGCTGTATTTTATACTATTGGGACCCCTTTTCTCAACCCAATCATCTATACCCTGAGGAATGCAGAAGTGAAAAATGCCATGAGAAAGCTCTGGCATATCAAAATTACCTCAGAAAGCAAAAGATGA